From the Megalops cyprinoides isolate fMegCyp1 chromosome 21, fMegCyp1.pri, whole genome shotgun sequence genome, one window contains:
- the LOC118796642 gene encoding mitochondrial import receptor subunit TOM40 homolog, giving the protein MGSVLAASSPNPPPASGGSSPGGAGLVSVPPGFTMPPVSSIPSSTTGANGSGQQGETESPLPNPGTFEECHRKCKEVFPMQMEGVRLVVNKGLSNHFQVNHTVALSTLGDSTYRFGATYVGSKQTGPAESFPVLVGDMDNSGSLNAQVIHQLTERVRSKIAFQTQQQKFVNWQCDAEFRGEDFTAALTLGNPDVLVGSGIVVAHYLQSITPSLALGGELVYHRRPGEEGAVMSLAGRYTGSNYIATLTLGGAGAHASYYHKANDQLQVGVEFEASTRMQDTSVSFGYQLDVPKANLLFKGSLDSNWVVGATLEKKLIPLPLSLALCAFLNHRKNKFQCGFGVTIG; this is encoded by the exons atGGGCAGTGTGTTGGCTGCCAGCTCACCCAACCCTCCCCCTGCATCGGGCGGCAGTAGTCCGGGGGGAGCGGGGTTGGTGTCGGTACCCCCGGGGTTCACCATGCCCCCGGTCTCTTCCATCCCGTCCTCCACCACCGGTGCTAACGGTTCGGGTCAGCAGGGGGAGACGGAGAGCCCCCTTCCCAACCCCGGCACTTTTGAGGAGTGCCACCGGAAGTGCAAAG AGGTCTTCCCCATGCAGATGGAAGGGGTGAGGCTGGTGGTCAACAAAGGCCTGAGCAACCACTTCCAG GTAAATCACACTGTGGCCCTCAGCACTCTGGGAGACTCCACCTACAGGTTTGGTGCCACCTACGTGGGCTCCAAACAGACTGGACCAGCTGAG tCGTTCCCGGTCCTGGTGGGGGACATGGACAATAGTGGTAGCCTGAACGCCCAGGTCATTCACCAGCTCACCGAACGAGTGCGCTCCAAGATAGCCTTCCAG ACTCAGCAGCAGAAGTTTGTGAACTGGCAGTGTGACGCTGAATTCCGGGGAGAGGACTTCACTGCCGCCTTAACCCTCGGCAACCCAGACGTCCTTGTCGGCTCTG GTATAGTGGTGGCACACTACCTCCAGTCCATCACCCCTTCTCTGGCCCTCGGGGGGGAGCTGGTGTACCACCGCAGGCCTGGGGAAGAGGGCGCCGTCATGTCCCTGGCGGGCAGGTACACAG GCAGTAATTACATCGCCACACTGACTCTGGGAGGAGCAGGGGCCCATGCTTCCTACTACCACAAAGCCAACGACCAG CTGCAGGTCGGGGTGGAGTTTGAGGCCAGCACTAGGATGCAGGACACCAGCGTCTCCTTTGGCTACCAGCTGGACGTCCCCAAGGCCAACCTGCTCTTCAAAG gctCCCTGGACAGTAACTGGGTGGTGGGGGCAACACTGGAGAAGAAACTGattcctctgcccctctccctggccCTGTGCGCCTTCCTCAACCACCGCAAGAACAAGTTCCAGTGCGGCTTCGGCGTCACCATCGGATAG
- the LOC118796650 gene encoding apolipoprotein A-I-like has protein sequence MKVFVVLAVTVLTGCHANLLWADQPKPQLDLVKDAFWDYVAEATRTAKDTLQTIRQSELGQEVSAKITESADVAGQYVASLRKQVAPQAQDLLAKLSQEAEQLKMRLEKDLNDVRVQMEPYAEELRTDIQQQVEEMKKEVAPYVESLDPETLKATLLQKSEELKGSLERSVKELQSQLGPNTQELKEKLDQHLQEFQKSVVPLAQSFQTQLAQTTKELQQSLTPYSENLKEKLDPYGQDLKAQLTALWESFTKTS, from the exons ATGAAGGTGTTTGTGGTACTTGCAGTTACAGTTCTCACTG GTTGTCATGCCAACCTTCTTTGGGCAGACCAGCCCAAGCCACAGCTGGACCTGGTGAAGGATGCATTCTGGGACTATGTCGCCGAGGCAACACGCACTGCCAAGGACACTCTTCAGACCATCCGGCAGTCCGAGCTGGGCCAGGAAGTCAG CGCCAAGATCACAGAGAGTGCGGATGTGGCCGGCCAATACGTCGCCTCCCTCCGCAAGCAGGTGGCCCCTCAGGCTCAGGACCTGCTGGCCAAACTTTCCCAGGAGGCCGAGCAGCTCAAGATGCGCCTGGAGAAAGACCTGAACGACGTGAGGGTCCAGATGGAGCCCTACGCGGAGGAGCTGAGGACCGACATTCAgcagcaggtggaggagatgaagaaggaaGTGGCCCCTTATGTGGAGTCCCTGGACCCCGAGACCCTGAAGGCCACCCTGCTCCAGAAGAGTGAGGAGCTGAAAGGGAGCCTGGAGCGGAGTGTGAAGGAGCTGCAGTCCCAGCTGGGCCCCAACActcaggagctgaaggagaagctgGACCAGCACCTGCAGGAGTTCCAGAAGAGCGTGGTTCCCCTGGCCCAGAGCTTCCAGACCCAGCTAGCCCAGACAACCAAAGAGCTTCAGCAGAGCCTGACCCCCTACAGTGAGAACCTGAAAGAGAAGCTGGACCCCTATGGCCAGGACCTGAAGGCCCAGCTTACCGCCCTCTGGGAATCCTTCACCAAAACCAGCTAG